A segment of the Mogibacterium diversum genome:
TATGTTTTGTTCGATAATCACACGGATGCCATGGAGATGTATCGTGCTATAAAAGCAACTTCACATTACGCCCAGATTAGCCCGACTCCGCGTGAATTAAGCGTTTGCTGCGGTGTGTCGCTACTGGTCAAGGAAGAAGATGTGCCTTTTATAAAGGAGCTTGCCGAAGAGCAGCAGCTAAGATACATATCTATAAACGGACTAGATAACGAATTCAACAGTAGCAGGCATAGATATGGGTAGGTCTCGCTAAGTTCAGTCAAGTACGTCTAGAGCTACGT
Coding sequences within it:
- a CDS encoding DUF3343 domain-containing protein, which gives rise to MLHYYVLFDNHTDAMEMYRAIKATSHYAQISPTPRELSVCCGVSLLVKEEDVPFIKELAEEQQLRYISINGLDNEFNSSRHRYG